In Malus sylvestris chromosome 15, drMalSylv7.2, whole genome shotgun sequence, a single genomic region encodes these proteins:
- the LOC126605578 gene encoding CDPK-related kinase 5-like, translating into MGLCTSKPSLNSHTFSPQSDSPPTKESSVPPPNAAGNGGNRRDEKAEEENVKKSPFFPFYSPSPAHYFFSKKSPARSPTNVSSNSTPKRFFKRPFPPPSPAKHIRAVLARRHGSVKPNEAAIPEGGEAEAVTGLDKSFGFSKHFGNKYEMGEEVGRGHFGYTCKATFKKGELKGQQAAVKVIPKAKMTTAIAIEDVRREVKILRALSGHDNLVKFYDAYEDQENVYIVMELCEGGELLDRILARGGKYTEDDARTVMTQILNVVAFCHLQGVVHRDLKPENFLFTSKDEDSQLKAIDFGLSDFVKPDERLNDIVGSAYYVAPEVLHRSYATEADVWSVGVIAYILLCGSRPFWARTESGIFRAVLKADPSFDELPWPSLSTEARDFVKRLLNKDPRKRMTAAQALCHPWLKNSNDIKVPLDILIFKLMKVYMRSSPLRKAALRALSKTLTVDELSYLKEQFALLEPNKNGTISLENIKTALMKNATDAMKEARIADFLASLNALQYRRMDFEEFCAAALSVHQLEAVDRWEQHACCAYEIFEKDGNRAIVIEELASELGLSPSVPVHAVLHDWIRHTDGKLSFLGFVKLLHGVSSRAVPKAQ; encoded by the exons ATGGGTCTCTGCACCTCCAAACCCTCCCTAAACTCTCACACTTTCTCGCCGCAATCCGATTCCCCACCAACCAAGGAGAGCTCCGTTCCACCGCCGAACGCCGCCGGAAATGGAGGAAACCGTAGAGATGAGAAGGCTGAGGAGGAGAACGTCAAGAAGTCTCCGTTTTTCCCATTCTACAGCCCCAGCCCGGCACACTACTTCTTCTCCAAGAAGTCTCCGGCGAGATCTCCGACGAATGTGAGCTCGAACTCGACCCCGAAGCGGTTCTTCAAGAGGCCTTTCCCGCCGCCGTCCCCGGCGAAGCATATAAGGGCGGTTTTGGCTAGGAGGCACGGGTCTGTGAAGCCAAACGAGGCGGCGATACCGGAGGGCGGCGAGGCGGAGGCCGTCACTGGCCTGGATAAGAGCTTCGGATTCTCCAAGCATTTTGGGAACAAGTATGAGATGGGAGAAGAGGTTGGGCGAGGGCATTTTGGGTACACTTGCAAAGCTACGTTCAAGAAGGGCGAGCTCAAGGGCCAACAGGCCGCTGTTAAAGTCATCCCCAAAGCCAAG ATGACTACTGCCATTGCCATTGAGGATGTgagaagggaagtgaagataTTGAGAGCTTTAAGCGGACATGATAATCTAGTGAAATTTTATGATGCGTATGAAGACCAGGAAAATGTCTACATTGTAATGGA ATTATGTGAAGGAGGGGAGCTCCTGGATAGGATACTTGCCAG GGGTGGGAAATACACAGAAGATGATGCAAGGACCGTTATGACACAGATATTAAATGTGGTTGCGTTTTGCCACCTCCAAGGTGTGGTGCATCGGGATCTTAAACCTGAG AATTTTCTGTTTACGTCAAAGGATGAAGATTCACAGTTGAAGGCTATAGACTTTGGATTGTCAGATTTTGTCAAACCAG ACGAGAGGCTTAATGACATTGTTGGTAGTGCGTACTATGTAGCCCCCGAAGTTCTACATAGGTCTTACGCTACAGAGGCTGATGTCTGGAGTGTAGGTGTGATTGCATACATTCTTTTGTGTGGAAGCCGTCCATTTTGGGCTCGAACTGAGTCTGGCATTTTTCGGGCTGTTCTAAAAGCTGATCCAAGTTTTGACGAACTACCTTGGCCATCTCTGTCCACAGAGGCAAGAGATTTTGTCAAGCGCCTATTGAATAAAGATCCACGGAAAAGAATGACTGCTGCTCAAGCCCTAT GTCATCCATGGCTTAAAaattctaatgatattaaagttcCTCTGGATATATTAATATTCAAACTCATGAAGGTCTATATGCGTTCATCACCTCTCCGAAAAGCTGCTTTAAGG GCTCTTTCCAAGACATTGACTGTGGATGAGCTTTCTTATTTGAAGGAGCAGTTTGCGCTGTTGGAACCAAACAAAAATGGCACAATAAgcttagaaaatattaaaacg GCATTGATGAAAAATGCAACTGATGCAATGAAGGAGGCGCGAATTGCTGATTTTCTAGCATCG CTTAATGCGTTGCAATACAGGCGGATGGATTTTGAGGAATTTTGTGCAGCTGCACTCAGTGTGCACCAACTTGAGGCTGTTGATCGGTGGGAGCAACATGCTTGTTGTGCCTATGAAATTTTTGAGAAGGATGGCAACAGGGCTATTGTTATTGAGGAACTGGCTTCG GAACTTGGCCTCAGCCCTTCCGTCCCAGTTCATGCGGTTCTTCATGATTGGATTAGGCACACTGATGGAAAGCTAAGTTTCCTTGGATTTGTCAAATTGTTGCATGGAGTTTCTAGCCGGGCTGTGCCAAAAGCTCAATAA
- the LOC126605581 gene encoding phosphoglycerate mutase-like protein 4 isoform X1 — protein sequence MNEMSTLNFLTLTQPPRASRSSQLSIGSVRPSSHPRRRCQFPIHPWRTPIPGPISFSFSLHLYPPFPSNRMVRQLGCLSSDYAEIIAVRHGETAWNADRRIQGHLDVELNDAGRQQAAAVGNRLSKDPKISLVYSSDLSRAYETAQIIASKCGGLTVVTDADLRERHLGDLQGLVYHELAKLKPQAHQAFLSRETCQEIPGGGESLDQLHRRCTSSLQRIGNKHKGERVVVVTHGGVIRTLLKKGYPNGKSIGKVANTSIHIFHLYDDEKWAVKSSGDVSHLNQTDFLQSNFGGDEKSG from the exons ATGAATGAAATGAGCACTCTAAattttctcactctcactcaacCCCCTCGCGCCTCACGGAGCTCTCAGCTCAGCATTGGCTCAGTACGGCCGAGTAGTCATCCACGGCGGCGGTGTCAGTTCCCGATTCATCCATGGCGGACGCCGATTCCAGGTCCGATctccttctcattctccttgcaCCTCTATCCTCCGTTTCCTTCCAATCGCATGGTTCGTCAATTGGG CTGTTTGAGTTCGGATTACGCGGAGATCATCGCAGTTCGCCACGGCGAAACGGCCTGGAACGCTGACCGTAGAATACAG GGTCATTTGGATGTTGAGTTAAACGATGCTGGGAGGCAGCAAGCAGCTGCA GTGGGTAATAGATTATCCAAGGATCCCAAAATCTCCCTCGTATATTCTTCTGACCTGAGTCGAGCTTATGAGACTGCACAGATAATTGCATCCAAGTGTGGTGGGCTAACG GTTGTAACAGATGCTGATTTACGAGAAAGGCATTTAGGTGATCTTCAAGGACTTGTTTACCATGAACTTGCCAAACTTAAACCTCAGGCTCACCAGGCCTTTTTATCTCGTGAGACATGTCAAGAGATCCCA GGGGGTGGAGAAAGTCTTGATCAACTTCATCGACGCTGCACATCTTCATTGCAGCGAATTGGCAATAAACACAAAG GAGAGCGAGTAGTTGTGGTCACTCATGGGGGGGTCATCAGAACACTCCTCAAGAAAGGTTACCCAAATGGCAAGTCTATAGGCAAAGTAGCCAATACATCGATCCACATATTTCACTTGTACGATGACGAGAAATGGGCCGTAAAATCCTCGGGTGATGTTAGTCATCTTAACCAAACAGATTTTCTGCAATCAAATTTCGGTGGTGACGAAAAATCTGGTTAG
- the LOC126605581 gene encoding phosphoglycerate mutase-like protein 4 isoform X2: MADADSSCLSSDYAEIIAVRHGETAWNADRRIQGHLDVELNDAGRQQAAAVGNRLSKDPKISLVYSSDLSRAYETAQIIASKCGGLTVVTDADLRERHLGDLQGLVYHELAKLKPQAHQAFLSRETCQEIPGGGESLDQLHRRCTSSLQRIGNKHKGERVVVVTHGGVIRTLLKKGYPNGKSIGKVANTSIHIFHLYDDEKWAVKSSGDVSHLNQTDFLQSNFGGDEKSG, from the exons ATGGCGGACGCCGATTCCAG CTGTTTGAGTTCGGATTACGCGGAGATCATCGCAGTTCGCCACGGCGAAACGGCCTGGAACGCTGACCGTAGAATACAG GGTCATTTGGATGTTGAGTTAAACGATGCTGGGAGGCAGCAAGCAGCTGCA GTGGGTAATAGATTATCCAAGGATCCCAAAATCTCCCTCGTATATTCTTCTGACCTGAGTCGAGCTTATGAGACTGCACAGATAATTGCATCCAAGTGTGGTGGGCTAACG GTTGTAACAGATGCTGATTTACGAGAAAGGCATTTAGGTGATCTTCAAGGACTTGTTTACCATGAACTTGCCAAACTTAAACCTCAGGCTCACCAGGCCTTTTTATCTCGTGAGACATGTCAAGAGATCCCA GGGGGTGGAGAAAGTCTTGATCAACTTCATCGACGCTGCACATCTTCATTGCAGCGAATTGGCAATAAACACAAAG GAGAGCGAGTAGTTGTGGTCACTCATGGGGGGGTCATCAGAACACTCCTCAAGAAAGGTTACCCAAATGGCAAGTCTATAGGCAAAGTAGCCAATACATCGATCCACATATTTCACTTGTACGATGACGAGAAATGGGCCGTAAAATCCTCGGGTGATGTTAGTCATCTTAACCAAACAGATTTTCTGCAATCAAATTTCGGTGGTGACGAAAAATCTGGTTAG
- the LOC126605581 gene encoding phosphoglycerate mutase-like protein 4 isoform X3: protein MADADSRSDLLLILLAPLSSVSFQSHGSSIGVCISNLRLLENCLSSDYAEIIAVRHGETAWNADRRIQGHLDVELNDAGRQQAAAVGNRLSKDPKISLVYSSDLSRAYETAQIIASKCGGLTVVTDADLRERHLGDLQGLVYHELAKLKPQAHQAFLSRETCQEIPGGGESLDQLHRRCTSSLQRIGNKHKGERVVVVTHGGVIRTLLKKGYPNGKSIGKVANTSIHIFHLYDDEKWAVKSSGDVSHLNQTDFLQSNFGGDEKSG from the exons ATGGCGGACGCCGATTCCAGGTCCGATctccttctcattctccttgcaCCTCTATCCTCCGTTTCCTTCCAATCGCATGGTTCGTCAATTGGGGTTTGTATATCGAATCTTCGATTGCTGGAAAA CTGTTTGAGTTCGGATTACGCGGAGATCATCGCAGTTCGCCACGGCGAAACGGCCTGGAACGCTGACCGTAGAATACAG GGTCATTTGGATGTTGAGTTAAACGATGCTGGGAGGCAGCAAGCAGCTGCA GTGGGTAATAGATTATCCAAGGATCCCAAAATCTCCCTCGTATATTCTTCTGACCTGAGTCGAGCTTATGAGACTGCACAGATAATTGCATCCAAGTGTGGTGGGCTAACG GTTGTAACAGATGCTGATTTACGAGAAAGGCATTTAGGTGATCTTCAAGGACTTGTTTACCATGAACTTGCCAAACTTAAACCTCAGGCTCACCAGGCCTTTTTATCTCGTGAGACATGTCAAGAGATCCCA GGGGGTGGAGAAAGTCTTGATCAACTTCATCGACGCTGCACATCTTCATTGCAGCGAATTGGCAATAAACACAAAG GAGAGCGAGTAGTTGTGGTCACTCATGGGGGGGTCATCAGAACACTCCTCAAGAAAGGTTACCCAAATGGCAAGTCTATAGGCAAAGTAGCCAATACATCGATCCACATATTTCACTTGTACGATGACGAGAAATGGGCCGTAAAATCCTCGGGTGATGTTAGTCATCTTAACCAAACAGATTTTCTGCAATCAAATTTCGGTGGTGACGAAAAATCTGGTTAG